The following proteins are co-located in the bacterium genome:
- the tpx gene encoding thiol peroxidase gives MAERTGLVTMGGNAVTLVGDEVKVGDEAPDFVVVDNDLQPVNFSSYRGKVCVVAAVPSLDTEVCSTETRRFNVEAASLGEDVVILTVSMDLPFAQKRWCGAAGVDRVVTLSDHRDASFGLAYGVLIKEVRLLARAVFVVGRDGVVRYVELVPELGEEPNYEAALAAVRELT, from the coding sequence ATGGCCGAGAGAACGGGGCTGGTAACGATGGGCGGCAACGCGGTGACGCTCGTCGGCGACGAGGTCAAGGTGGGCGACGAGGCGCCGGACTTCGTCGTCGTCGACAACGACCTGCAGCCGGTCAACTTCTCGTCCTACCGCGGGAAGGTGTGCGTCGTCGCCGCCGTGCCGTCGCTGGATACGGAGGTGTGCTCGACCGAGACGCGCCGCTTCAACGTCGAGGCCGCGTCGCTGGGCGAGGACGTCGTCATCCTCACCGTGAGTATGGACCTCCCCTTCGCGCAGAAGCGCTGGTGCGGGGCCGCGGGGGTGGACCGCGTCGTTACGTTGTCGGACCACCGCGACGCGTCGTTCGGCCTGGCGTACGGTGTGCTTATCAAAGAGGTGCGCCTGCTGGCCCGCGCCGTCTTCGTCGTAGGCCGCGACGGCGTCGTGCGCTACGTCGAGCTCGTGCCGGAGCTGGGCGAGGAGCCGAATTACGAGGCCGCGTTGGCGGCCGTCCGCGAGCTGACGTAA